From the genome of Pseudomonas sp. TMP9, one region includes:
- a CDS encoding ATP-dependent zinc protease, producing the protein MRLKPSFLLFCLLLAPGLSFAEDKTVYGLNEYVRLFDLDLKLAAKLDTGAKTASLSAREIKRFKRDGETWVRFYLAIDEAHSNPIERPLARISKIKRRAGDYDPNEEKTYTARPVIEMDVCMGTSLRTIEVNLTDRSAFQYPLLIGSEALKRFSALVDPSLKYAAGKPACALDVNPSPAPDE; encoded by the coding sequence ATGAGACTCAAGCCCTCTTTTCTACTGTTTTGCCTGTTACTTGCTCCCGGCCTGAGTTTCGCCGAGGACAAAACAGTCTATGGGCTTAATGAATACGTCCGACTTTTCGACCTCGACCTAAAGCTCGCCGCCAAACTCGACACCGGGGCCAAAACCGCCTCACTAAGCGCGCGCGAAATAAAACGCTTTAAGCGTGATGGTGAGACGTGGGTGCGTTTCTACCTGGCCATCGATGAAGCGCACAGCAACCCGATCGAACGGCCCTTGGCGCGCATTAGTAAAATCAAACGCCGCGCGGGCGACTATGATCCCAATGAAGAAAAAACCTACACAGCACGTCCAGTGATTGAAATGGACGTCTGCATGGGTACTTCCTTGCGCACGATTGAAGTTAACTTGACCGACCGTAGTGCATTTCAATACCCATTATTGATAGGGTCCGAGGCGCTTAAACGCTTTTCGGCCTTAGTCGATCCAAGCCTTAAATACGCAGCAGGTAAACCTGCTTGTGCCCTTGACGTAAACCCTAGCCCTGCCCCTGACGAGTAA